A genome region from Desulfobacterales bacterium includes the following:
- a CDS encoding archease: MGYKFLDHTGDIGMIVWADDLKTLYAQAATALFDIITDIDRVEQTEERQITVDGAGNEELLVAWLNELLYLHEVERLLFHDFTITTLGEKSLRGTVRGEAFRDDYHIIKTTIKAATYHQLQVRNENGRWWAKVILDL, encoded by the coding sequence ATGGGGTATAAATTTCTGGATCATACCGGGGATATCGGTATGATCGTTTGGGCGGATGATCTGAAAACACTTTACGCCCAGGCGGCCACGGCGCTGTTCGATATCATTACGGACATCGACCGGGTTGAACAGACAGAAGAACGCCAGATCACGGTTGATGGCGCAGGTAACGAAGAACTGCTGGTCGCCTGGCTCAATGAACTGCTGTATCTTCACGAAGTCGAACGGCTTCTGTTTCACGATTTCACCATCACAACACTCGGGGAAAAGTCCCTCAGGGGTACCGTCAGGGGGGAAGCATTCCGCGACGATTACCATATCATCAAAACAACCATCAAGGCCGCGACCTATCACCAGCTTCAAGTACGGAATGAAAACGGCAGGTGGTGGGCCAAAGTCATCCTGGACCTGTGA